One segment of Streptomyces sp. NBC_01463 DNA contains the following:
- a CDS encoding thymidine kinase — translation MPELVFFSGTMDCGKSTLALQIAHNRSARGLQGLNFTRDDRAGSGKLSSRLGLVTEAVEAVQGMDLYGYVVDRVSQGGRVDYLIVDEAQFLEPVQIDQLARVVDDLDLDVFSFGITTDFRTKLFPGSRRLIELADRVETLQVEAMCWCGERATHNARTVGGEMVVEGEQVVVGDVSSPAEEVGYEVLCRRHHRRRMTSGSVHAGALSPDVLPVASD, via the coding sequence ATGCCCGAGCTTGTGTTCTTCTCCGGAACGATGGACTGCGGAAAGAGCACGCTGGCGCTGCAGATCGCGCACAACCGGTCGGCGAGAGGCCTGCAGGGCCTGAACTTCACCCGGGACGACCGGGCGGGGTCGGGGAAGCTCTCCTCACGGCTCGGCCTGGTGACCGAGGCGGTCGAGGCGGTGCAGGGCATGGACCTGTACGGCTATGTCGTCGACCGGGTGTCGCAGGGCGGCCGGGTCGACTACCTGATCGTCGACGAGGCGCAGTTCCTGGAACCGGTGCAGATCGACCAACTGGCGCGGGTCGTCGATGACTTGGACCTGGACGTCTTCTCCTTCGGGATCACCACCGACTTCCGTACGAAGCTCTTCCCCGGCTCACGGCGGCTGATCGAGCTGGCGGACCGGGTCGAGACGCTGCAGGTGGAGGCGATGTGCTGGTGCGGCGAGCGGGCCACGCACAACGCCCGTACGGTGGGCGGCGAGATGGTGGTGGAGGGCGAGCAGGTCGTCGTCGGTGATGTGAGCAGCCCGGCCGAGGAGGTCGGCTACGAGGTGCTGTGCCGGCGCCATCACCGCCGCCGCATGACGAGCGGTTCCGTCCACGCCGGCGCGCTCTCGCCGGACGTCCTGCCGGTGGCCTCCGACTGA
- a CDS encoding alkaline phosphatase family protein: protein MVQPSWQDPVLLPVDTAPVPEYGSGSLADLLPTLVAGQEVPGFTAAIPELTPADRNCVFLIDGLGWEQIKAHPDEAPFLHSLLPTSRGGTGRPITAGFPATTATSLASVGTGLPPGEHGLPGYTARNPETGELMNQLRWKPWTPPKVWQPYPTVFQLADAAGVRTAQVSAPTFEQTPLTKVALSGGSFLGRLTGEERMDVAAERLAAGDRSLVYTYYSEVDGKGHRFGVDSDAWRGQLMYVDGLARRLAEQLPPRTALYITADHGMIDIPFDEQSRIDFDEDWELGAGVALLGGEGRARHVYAVPGAEADVLTVWREVLGEQFWVASREEAVEAGWFGPRIDERVLGRIGDVVAAAHDDVVITASRNEPHESAMVGMHGSMTPVEQLVPLLEVRS, encoded by the coding sequence ATGGTCCAGCCTTCCTGGCAGGACCCGGTACTGCTGCCCGTCGACACCGCTCCCGTCCCGGAGTACGGCAGCGGCTCGCTCGCCGACCTGCTGCCCACCCTCGTCGCGGGACAGGAGGTCCCCGGCTTCACGGCCGCGATCCCCGAGCTCACCCCCGCCGACCGGAACTGCGTCTTCCTGATCGACGGCCTCGGCTGGGAGCAGATCAAGGCGCATCCCGACGAGGCGCCGTTCCTGCACTCCCTCCTGCCCACCTCGCGCGGCGGCACGGGCCGCCCGATCACGGCGGGCTTCCCGGCGACGACCGCGACCTCGCTGGCCTCCGTCGGCACCGGGCTGCCGCCGGGCGAGCACGGACTGCCCGGCTACACGGCCCGCAATCCGGAGACCGGCGAGCTGATGAACCAGCTCCGCTGGAAGCCCTGGACGCCGCCGAAGGTCTGGCAGCCCTACCCCACCGTCTTCCAGCTCGCCGACGCCGCCGGAGTCCGTACCGCTCAGGTCTCCGCCCCCACCTTCGAGCAGACCCCGCTCACCAAGGTCGCGCTCAGCGGCGGCTCGTTCCTGGGCCGGCTCACCGGCGAGGAGCGGATGGACGTGGCCGCCGAGCGGCTGGCCGCCGGTGACCGGTCGCTGGTCTACACGTACTACAGCGAGGTCGACGGCAAGGGGCACCGCTTCGGTGTCGACTCCGACGCCTGGCGCGGTCAGCTGATGTACGTCGACGGGCTGGCCCGGCGCCTCGCCGAACAGCTCCCGCCGCGCACGGCGCTCTACATCACCGCCGACCACGGCATGATCGACATCCCGTTCGACGAACAGTCCAGGATCGACTTCGACGAGGACTGGGAGCTGGGCGCGGGAGTGGCCCTGCTCGGCGGCGAGGGCCGGGCCCGTCATGTCTACGCCGTGCCGGGCGCCGAGGCCGATGTGCTGACCGTCTGGCGCGAGGTGCTCGGCGAGCAGTTCTGGGTGGCGAGCCGTGAGGAGGCCGTCGAGGCGGGCTGGTTCGGCCCGCGCATCGACGAGCGGGTGCTGGGCCGGATCGGCGACGTGGTCGCGGCGGCCCACGACGACGTGGTGATCACCGCCTCGCGCAACGAGCCGCACGAGTCCGCGATGGTCGGCATGCACGGCTCGATGACCCCCGTCGAGCAGCTCGTCCCGCTCCTCGAAGTACGCTCGTAG
- a CDS encoding DUF5998 family protein, with product MAKTGTTTQGLRAAIERSGYYPALVAEAVEAAVGGEPVASYLVHQETTFDSNEVRRHVTVLVLTDTRFIVSHTDEQNADTSSPTPYATTSTESVKLDRISSVVVSRVVANPEKYVPGTLPREVVLTIGWGAVSRIDLEPAACGDPNCEADHGYTGSSTADDLSLRVSEAGDGPDTVRQTLAFAQALSEATAATAAAGR from the coding sequence ATGGCTAAGACCGGTACGACGACCCAGGGGCTGCGCGCGGCGATCGAGCGCAGCGGCTACTACCCGGCCCTCGTGGCCGAGGCGGTGGAGGCCGCCGTCGGCGGTGAGCCGGTCGCTTCGTACCTGGTGCACCAGGAGACCACCTTCGACTCCAACGAGGTGCGCCGCCACGTCACGGTGCTGGTGCTCACCGACACCCGTTTCATCGTCAGCCACACCGACGAGCAGAACGCCGACACCAGCTCCCCGACGCCGTACGCCACCACCTCCACCGAGTCGGTCAAGCTCGACCGGATCTCCTCGGTCGTGGTCAGCCGGGTCGTGGCCAACCCGGAGAAGTACGTCCCGGGCACCCTGCCCCGCGAGGTCGTCCTGACCATCGGCTGGGGCGCGGTCTCCCGGATCGACCTGGAGCCCGCCGCCTGCGGCGACCCCAACTGCGAGGCCGACCACGGCTACACCGGCAGCTCCACCGCCGACGACCTGAGCCTGCGGGTCAGCGAGGCCGGCGACGGCCCCGACACCGTGCGCCAGACCCTCGCGTTCGCCCAGGCGCTCTCCGAGGCCACGGCCGCGACCGCGGCGGCCGGCCGCTGA
- a CDS encoding GNAT family N-acetyltransferase, translating into MQPSPEQSPHHAYPDHWEADVVLRDGGTARIRPITTDDAERLVSFYEQVSDESKYYRFFAPYPRLSAKDVHRFTHHDYVDRVGLAVTVGGEFIATVRFDRINAQGRPASAPADEAEVAFLVQDAHQGRGVASTLLEHIAAVARERGIRRFAAEVLPANNKMIKVFRDAGYTQQRSFEDGAVHLTLDLEPTAESLAVQRAREQRAEARSVQRLLAPGSVAVIGAGRTPGGVGRTVLRNLLGAGFTGRVYAVNSALAADQDTIDGVPAHRSLGEIGEPVDLAVVAVPADRVPEAVADCGEHGVQGLVVLSAGYAEWGAEGRERQRELVRQARSYGMRIIGPNAFGIINNSDAVRLNASLAPERPASGRIGLFTQSGAIGIALLSGLYRRGAGLSTFISAGNRADISGNDFLQYWYEDPDTDVALLYLESLGNPRKFTRLARRTAAVKPVVVVKGARHSGSTPPGHAVPVSRIPDATVSALMRQAGVIRVDTVTEMVDAGLLLAGQPLPAGGRVAILGNSESLGLLTYDACLAEGLRPRPPVDLTTAATPQDFRDALAEALADGGCDAVIVTAIPWVGEDGEAETGDGEVLATALRAAAATGPAKPVAVVHVEIGGLAEALAAATSTVAQQRPAAAPLASRPAPPTAPAATAPAPDDSAATDPEAPRVPGRIPAYPAAERAVRALAEAVKYAQWRRQAAVPGKVPEFLDDTIDEPAAAALIDTLLGRDPDPRGRPLEHDEARELLACYGIAVRPTLPAPGPEEAVAAAARLGYPVALKTTAPHLRHRADLGGVRLDLGGESALRRAYGELTGLLGKPAELRPVVQAMAPRGVDTVVRATIDPAAGAVLSFGLAGAPSELLGDTAHRLVPATDRDAAELIRSIRAAPVLFGWRGSAPVDTAALEELLLRVSRLVDDHPEVVSIALEPVVVATQGLTVLGASVRLSPPPARTDLGPRRLSNY; encoded by the coding sequence ATGCAGCCCTCTCCGGAGCAGAGTCCGCATCACGCCTACCCCGATCACTGGGAGGCGGACGTGGTGCTCCGCGACGGTGGCACCGCCCGTATCAGGCCGATCACCACGGACGATGCCGAACGGCTGGTCAGCTTCTACGAGCAGGTCTCCGACGAGTCGAAGTACTACCGCTTCTTCGCTCCCTACCCCCGGCTCTCCGCCAAGGACGTCCACCGCTTCACCCATCACGACTACGTCGACCGGGTGGGACTGGCCGTCACGGTGGGCGGCGAGTTCATCGCGACCGTCCGCTTCGACCGGATCAACGCCCAGGGCAGGCCCGCGTCGGCGCCGGCCGACGAGGCGGAGGTCGCCTTCCTCGTCCAGGACGCGCACCAGGGCCGCGGTGTCGCCTCGACCCTCCTCGAACACATCGCGGCCGTCGCCCGCGAACGCGGCATCCGGCGCTTCGCCGCCGAGGTGCTGCCCGCCAACAACAAGATGATCAAGGTGTTCCGGGACGCCGGGTACACCCAGCAGCGCAGCTTCGAGGACGGCGCCGTCCACCTCACCCTGGACCTCGAACCGACCGCCGAATCCCTCGCCGTCCAGCGCGCCCGCGAACAGCGCGCCGAGGCCCGGTCCGTGCAGCGGCTGCTCGCCCCCGGCTCCGTCGCCGTCATCGGCGCGGGCCGCACGCCCGGCGGCGTCGGCCGCACGGTCCTGCGGAACCTGCTGGGCGCAGGCTTCACCGGCCGCGTCTACGCCGTGAACAGCGCCCTGGCCGCGGACCAGGACACCATCGACGGCGTCCCCGCCCACCGCTCCCTCGGCGAGATCGGCGAACCCGTCGACCTCGCGGTCGTCGCCGTACCCGCCGACCGGGTGCCGGAGGCCGTCGCGGACTGCGGCGAACACGGCGTCCAGGGCCTGGTCGTCCTCTCCGCCGGATACGCCGAATGGGGCGCCGAGGGCCGTGAACGCCAGCGCGAACTGGTCCGCCAGGCCCGCTCGTACGGCATGCGGATCATCGGCCCGAACGCCTTCGGCATCATCAACAACTCCGACGCGGTCCGGCTCAACGCCTCCCTCGCCCCCGAACGGCCCGCCTCCGGGCGCATCGGCCTGTTCACCCAGTCCGGCGCCATCGGCATCGCGCTGCTCTCCGGGCTCTACCGGCGCGGCGCGGGCCTCTCCACCTTCATCTCGGCCGGCAACCGCGCCGACATCTCCGGCAACGACTTCCTGCAGTACTGGTACGAGGACCCGGACACCGACGTCGCCCTGCTGTACCTGGAGTCGCTCGGCAACCCCCGCAAGTTCACCCGCCTCGCCCGGCGGACGGCGGCCGTGAAGCCGGTGGTCGTCGTCAAGGGCGCCCGGCACAGCGGCTCCACCCCGCCCGGCCACGCCGTCCCCGTCAGCCGGATCCCGGACGCCACGGTCTCCGCGCTGATGCGGCAGGCGGGCGTGATCCGCGTCGACACGGTGACCGAGATGGTCGATGCCGGACTGCTCCTGGCCGGCCAGCCGCTCCCCGCGGGCGGCCGGGTCGCGATCCTCGGCAACTCCGAGTCCCTCGGCCTGCTCACGTACGACGCCTGCCTGGCGGAGGGGCTCCGCCCGCGCCCGCCCGTCGACCTCACCACCGCCGCCACCCCGCAGGACTTCCGGGACGCACTGGCCGAGGCGCTGGCCGACGGCGGCTGCGACGCGGTCATCGTGACGGCGATCCCGTGGGTGGGCGAGGACGGCGAGGCGGAGACGGGCGACGGGGAGGTCCTGGCCACCGCCCTGCGCGCGGCGGCCGCCACCGGCCCGGCGAAGCCGGTGGCCGTGGTCCATGTGGAGATCGGCGGCCTGGCGGAGGCGCTGGCCGCCGCCACCAGCACGGTCGCCCAGCAACGCCCGGCGGCGGCCCCCCTCGCGTCCCGCCCGGCCCCGCCCACTGCCCCCGCCGCCACTGCCCCCGCCCCCGACGACTCCGCCGCCACCGACCCCGAAGCCCCCCGCGTCCCCGGCCGGATCCCCGCCTACCCCGCCGCCGAACGTGCGGTCCGGGCGCTCGCCGAAGCCGTGAAGTACGCCCAGTGGCGCCGGCAGGCAGCCGTCCCCGGAAAGGTGCCCGAGTTCCTCGACGACACCATCGACGAACCGGCCGCCGCCGCCCTCATCGACACCCTGCTCGGCCGCGACCCCGATCCGCGCGGCAGGCCCCTGGAACACGACGAGGCCCGTGAACTCCTGGCCTGCTACGGCATCGCCGTCCGGCCGACGCTGCCCGCGCCCGGCCCGGAGGAGGCCGTGGCAGCGGCCGCCCGGCTCGGCTACCCGGTGGCGCTGAAGACCACCGCACCCCACCTGCGCCACCGCGCCGACCTCGGCGGGGTCCGACTGGACCTCGGGGGCGAGTCCGCGCTGCGCCGCGCGTACGGCGAACTGACCGGCCTCCTCGGCAAGCCCGCCGAGCTGCGGCCCGTCGTGCAGGCGATGGCCCCGCGCGGCGTCGACACCGTCGTACGGGCCACCATCGACCCGGCCGCGGGCGCCGTCCTCTCCTTCGGCCTGGCCGGCGCACCCTCCGAACTCCTCGGCGACACCGCGCACCGGCTGGTCCCCGCCACCGACCGCGACGCCGCCGAACTGATCCGCTCCATCCGGGCGGCCCCCGTCCTCTTCGGCTGGCGCGGCTCGGCCCCCGTGGACACCGCCGCGCTGGAGGAACTGCTGCTGCGGGTCTCCCGGCTGGTCGACGACCACCCCGAGGTGGTCTCCATCGCGCTGGAACCGGTCGTGGTCGCCACCCAGGGGCTGACCGTGCTCGGGGCGAGCGTCCGGCTCTCGCCGCCCCCGGCCCGTACCGACCTCGGCCCCCGGCGGCTGTCCAACTACTGA
- a CDS encoding HPr family phosphocarrier protein, with amino-acid sequence MAERRVNVGWAEGLHARPASIFVRAATASGVPVTIAKADGNPVNAASMLAVLGLGAQGGEEIVLASDADNAEAALDRLSKLVAEGLDELPETV; translated from the coding sequence ATGGCTGAGCGCCGCGTCAACGTCGGTTGGGCCGAGGGCCTGCACGCCCGCCCCGCTTCCATCTTCGTCCGTGCCGCCACGGCTTCCGGAGTCCCCGTGACCATCGCCAAGGCCGACGGCAACCCGGTGAACGCGGCCTCCATGCTCGCGGTGCTCGGCCTCGGCGCACAGGGCGGCGAGGAGATCGTCCTCGCGTCCGACGCGGACAACGCCGAAGCCGCTCTGGACCGCCTGTCCAAGCTGGTCGCCGAGGGGCTCGACGAGCTCCCGGAGACCGTCTGA
- a CDS encoding GntR family transcriptional regulator: MRIPAHSVCTAIREDIVSGVFERGSRLTEEVLARRYGVSRVPVREALRTLESEGFVVTRRHAGACVAEPTEQEAADLLEVRMLLEPLGAARAAQRRTDAHLKVLRGLVRLGQERARRGEGEDLRSLGGWFHETLAQASGSPGLIALLTQLRHKIAWMYAVEQPARPAESWAEHGAIVDAVARGDAERARALAAQHAERATAAHRLRRPGRPDAAAAHAGRVRTSQHAVNTASGRH, encoded by the coding sequence ATGCGCATTCCGGCGCATTCGGTATGCACGGCAATCCGTGAAGACATCGTCTCGGGTGTCTTCGAGCGCGGCAGCCGACTCACCGAGGAGGTGCTCGCGCGGCGTTACGGGGTCTCCCGCGTCCCGGTACGGGAAGCGCTGCGCACCCTGGAGTCCGAGGGATTCGTGGTCACCCGCCGGCACGCCGGAGCCTGCGTCGCCGAGCCCACCGAGCAGGAGGCCGCCGACCTCCTGGAGGTGCGGATGCTGCTGGAGCCGCTCGGCGCGGCCAGGGCCGCCCAGCGGCGCACCGACGCGCACCTCAAAGTCCTCCGCGGCCTGGTCAGGCTGGGTCAGGAGCGGGCCCGCCGCGGCGAGGGCGAGGACCTGCGGTCCCTGGGCGGCTGGTTCCACGAGACGCTCGCGCAGGCCTCCGGCAGCCCCGGCCTGATCGCTCTGCTCACCCAGCTCCGGCACAAGATCGCCTGGATGTACGCGGTCGAGCAGCCCGCCCGCCCCGCCGAGTCCTGGGCCGAGCACGGAGCCATCGTGGACGCCGTGGCGCGCGGTGACGCGGAACGGGCGAGGGCCCTGGCCGCCCAGCACGCCGAGCGGGCCACCGCCGCGCACCGGCTGCGCCGCCCCGGCCGGCCGGACGCCGCGGCGGCCCACGCCGGCCGGGTGAGGACTTCGCAACATGCCGTAAACACCGCGAGCGGCCGGCATTAA
- a CDS encoding M23 family metallopeptidase, translating to MAFTRATGKHRAPSRLTRTGAKAVGIATLATTGVIGGLASPALASDAETPAVSETGLTQVIAIEGDLADRIAAQADAQQHQADAAKKKAQAKADAKKKAEAKKKAEAAAKAKAKAAAKVKAAARAEAAREGASRAARSTERARLGSFQLPVAGSYVSTGYKSSGSLWSSGSHSGIDFHAASGSSVVAVGAGTVVEAGWGGAYGNNIVLRMTDGTYTQYGHLSSIGVSVGQSVGQGQQIGLSGSTGNSTGPHLHFEARTTPSYGSDMDPVAYLRAHGVTV from the coding sequence ATGGCGTTCACCCGTGCCACCGGGAAGCACCGTGCCCCGAGCCGTCTGACGCGCACCGGCGCGAAGGCCGTCGGCATCGCGACTCTCGCCACCACCGGCGTCATCGGCGGACTGGCCTCCCCGGCCCTCGCCTCGGACGCCGAGACCCCCGCCGTCAGCGAGACCGGTCTGACCCAGGTCATCGCCATCGAGGGTGACCTCGCCGACCGGATCGCCGCACAGGCGGACGCGCAGCAGCACCAGGCCGACGCCGCGAAGAAGAAGGCCCAGGCCAAGGCGGACGCCAAGAAGAAGGCGGAGGCCAAGAAGAAGGCCGAGGCCGCCGCGAAGGCCAAGGCGAAGGCTGCCGCGAAGGTGAAGGCCGCCGCCCGTGCCGAGGCGGCCCGCGAGGGCGCCTCGCGCGCCGCCCGCTCCACCGAGCGCGCCCGGCTCGGCTCCTTCCAGCTCCCCGTCGCCGGTTCGTACGTGAGTACCGGCTACAAGTCCAGCGGCTCCCTCTGGTCCTCCGGCAGCCACTCGGGCATCGACTTCCACGCCGCGTCCGGCAGCTCCGTCGTCGCCGTCGGCGCCGGCACGGTCGTCGAGGCCGGCTGGGGCGGCGCGTACGGCAACAACATCGTGCTGCGGATGACGGACGGCACGTACACCCAGTACGGCCACCTCTCCTCGATCGGTGTCTCCGTCGGCCAGAGCGTCGGCCAGGGGCAGCAGATCGGGCTCTCCGGCTCGACCGGCAACTCCACAGGGCCGCACCTCCACTTCGAGGCCCGCACCACGCCGTCGTACGGCTCCGACATGGACCCGGTCGCCTACCTGCGCGCCCACGGCGTCACCGTCTGA
- a CDS encoding insulinase family protein: MEYHPQPAPGVARPWAFPAPERGALPNGLTVLRCHRPGQQVVAVEIFLDAPLDAEPEGLDGVATIMSRALSEGTDKQSAEEFAAELERCGATLDAHADHPGVRVSLEVPASRLAKALGLVAEALRAPAFADSEIERLVNNRLDEIPHEQANPARRAAKQLSKELFPATARMSRPRLGTEETVERIDSAAVRAFYDAHVRPSTATAVVVGDLTGIDLDALLADTLGDWSGNTAAPRPVPPITADDTGRVVIVDRPGAVQTQLLIGRIGADRHDSVWPAQVLGTYCLGGTLTSRLDRVLREEKGYTYGVRAFAQVLRSSAPGSAAGATGAAMLAISGSVDTESTGPALEDLWKVLRTLAAEGLTDAERETAVQNLVGVAPLKFETAASVAGTLADQVEQHLPDDYQAQLYARLADTGTVEATAAVVNAFPGDRLVTVLVGDASQIEEPVRALGIGEVSVVAG, encoded by the coding sequence ATGGAGTACCACCCGCAGCCCGCACCCGGCGTCGCCAGGCCCTGGGCCTTCCCCGCACCCGAGCGCGGCGCCCTGCCCAACGGCCTCACGGTGCTGCGCTGCCACCGCCCCGGCCAGCAGGTCGTGGCCGTCGAGATCTTCCTCGACGCCCCTCTGGACGCCGAGCCCGAGGGTCTGGACGGGGTGGCCACGATCATGTCGCGCGCCCTGTCCGAGGGCACCGACAAGCAGAGCGCCGAGGAGTTCGCCGCCGAGCTGGAGCGGTGCGGTGCCACGCTCGACGCGCACGCGGACCACCCCGGTGTCCGGGTCTCCCTGGAGGTGCCGGCCTCCCGGCTCGCGAAGGCGCTCGGCCTGGTCGCCGAGGCACTGCGGGCCCCCGCCTTCGCCGACAGCGAGATCGAGCGGCTGGTGAACAACCGGCTCGACGAGATCCCGCACGAGCAGGCCAATCCCGCCCGGCGCGCCGCCAAGCAGCTCTCCAAGGAGCTCTTCCCGGCCACGGCCCGCATGTCGCGCCCGCGCCTGGGCACCGAGGAGACCGTGGAGCGGATCGACTCGGCGGCCGTGCGCGCCTTCTACGACGCACACGTCCGGCCGTCCACCGCGACCGCCGTGGTCGTCGGCGACCTCACCGGGATCGACCTGGACGCGCTGCTCGCCGACACCCTCGGCGACTGGTCGGGCAACACCGCCGCGCCGCGCCCCGTCCCGCCGATCACCGCCGACGACACCGGCCGCGTGGTCATCGTGGACCGCCCGGGTGCGGTGCAGACGCAGCTGCTGATCGGCCGGATCGGCGCCGACCGGCACGACAGCGTGTGGCCGGCCCAGGTGCTCGGCACGTACTGCCTGGGCGGCACGCTCACCTCCCGGCTCGACCGGGTGCTGCGCGAGGAGAAGGGCTACACCTACGGCGTGCGGGCCTTCGCCCAGGTGCTGCGCTCCTCGGCGCCCGGCTCCGCCGCCGGTGCGACGGGGGCCGCGATGCTCGCCATCAGCGGTTCCGTGGACACGGAGTCCACCGGCCCGGCGCTGGAGGACCTGTGGAAGGTCCTGCGGACCCTGGCGGCCGAGGGCCTGACGGACGCCGAGCGCGAGACGGCCGTGCAGAACCTCGTCGGTGTCGCACCGCTGAAGTTCGAGACGGCCGCGTCCGTCGCGGGCACCCTCGCCGACCAGGTCGAGCAGCACCTCCCGGACGACTACCAGGCGCAGCTGTACGCGCGCCTGGCCGACACCGGCACGGTGGAGGCGACGGCCGCCGTGGTCAACGCCTTCCCCGGGGACCGGCTGGTCACGGTCCTGGTCGGGGACGCCTCGCAGATCGAGGAGCCCGTCCGGGCACTCGGCATCGGCGAGGTGTCGGTCGTCGCCGGCTGA
- a CDS encoding insulinase family protein has translation MPMGHTATAQAGSGGLTATEHRLANGLRVVLSEDHLTPVAAVCLWYDVGSRHEVKGRTGLAHLFEHLMFQGSGQVKGNGHFELVQGAGGSLNGTTSFERTNYFETMPTHQLELALWLEADRMGSLLAALDEESMENQRDVVKNERRQRYDNVPYGTAFEKLTALAYPEGHPYHHTPIGSMADLDAATLEDAQTFFRTYYAPNNAVLSVVGDIDPEQTLAWIEKYFGSIPSHDGKQPPRDGALPGTIGGQLREEVREEVPARALMAAYRLPHDGTRECDAADLALTVLGGGESSRLHNRLVRRDRTAVAAGFGLLRLAGAPSLGWLDVKTSGGVEVAQIESAVDEELARFAEEGPTPEEMERAQAQLEREWLDRLGTVAGRADELCRYAVLFGDPQLALTAVHRVLDVTADEVKAAARAQLRPDNRAVLVYEPVESAESAEEAEDGAATDTDAHEGADK, from the coding sequence ATGCCCATGGGTCACACGGCCACAGCCCAGGCCGGCTCCGGCGGCTTGACAGCGACCGAGCACCGTCTGGCCAACGGCCTGCGCGTGGTGCTCTCCGAGGACCATCTGACCCCGGTCGCCGCGGTGTGCCTCTGGTACGACGTCGGCTCGCGCCACGAGGTCAAGGGACGCACCGGTCTGGCTCACCTCTTCGAGCACCTGATGTTCCAGGGCTCCGGCCAGGTCAAGGGGAACGGACACTTCGAGCTGGTCCAGGGCGCCGGCGGCTCCCTCAACGGGACCACCAGCTTCGAGCGGACCAACTACTTCGAGACGATGCCCACGCATCAGCTGGAGCTGGCCCTGTGGCTGGAGGCCGACCGGATGGGCTCCCTGCTCGCCGCGCTCGACGAGGAGTCCATGGAGAACCAGCGTGACGTCGTCAAGAACGAGCGCCGCCAGCGCTACGACAACGTCCCGTACGGCACCGCGTTCGAGAAGCTGACGGCGCTCGCCTACCCGGAGGGCCACCCGTACCACCACACCCCGATCGGTTCGATGGCCGACCTGGACGCCGCGACCCTCGAGGACGCGCAGACCTTCTTCCGTACGTACTACGCGCCCAACAACGCGGTGCTCTCGGTCGTCGGCGACATCGACCCCGAGCAGACCCTCGCCTGGATCGAGAAGTACTTCGGCTCCATCCCCTCGCACGACGGCAAGCAGCCGCCGCGTGACGGCGCGCTGCCCGGCACCATCGGCGGCCAGCTGCGCGAGGAGGTCCGCGAGGAGGTCCCGGCGCGTGCGCTGATGGCCGCCTACCGGCTCCCGCACGACGGCACCCGGGAGTGCGACGCCGCCGACCTCGCGCTGACCGTACTGGGCGGCGGCGAGTCGTCCCGGCTGCACAACCGCCTGGTCCGCCGCGACCGCACGGCCGTCGCGGCCGGATTCGGACTGCTGCGCCTGGCCGGTGCGCCCTCGCTCGGCTGGCTGGACGTCAAGACGTCCGGCGGCGTCGAGGTGGCGCAGATCGAGTCCGCGGTGGACGAGGAGCTCGCCCGGTTCGCCGAGGAGGGGCCCACGCCCGAGGAAATGGAGCGCGCGCAGGCCCAGTTGGAGCGCGAGTGGCTGGACCGTCTCGGTACGGTCGCGGGCCGCGCCGACGAACTGTGCCGGTACGCGGTGCTGTTCGGCGACCCCCAGCTCGCCCTGACCGCCGTGCACCGGGTCCTCGACGTCACGGCCGACGAGGTCAAGGCGGCGGCCAGGGCCCAGCTGCGCCCCGACAACCGGGCGGTGCTGGTCTACGAGCCGGTCGAGTCGGCCGAATCCGCCGAAGAGGCGGAAGACGGCGCCGCCACCGACACCGACGCGCACGAAGGAGCGGACAAGTGA